From the genome of Pseudomonas helvetica:
ACTGCGCCGATGTACACGATTCCGTTCATCGCCTGGGCTTCGCCAAAATGGCGAGAAGCCCACGACTGGAGCTTTGCCGCGGACCTGCAACGGCCTTACAGCAGTTCGCAGCTGATCCACACCTGGGCAGACCTTGCAGGCTTGAGTTTCGATGAACTGGACCGCAGCAAGAGCCTGGTCAGCGACAGCTTCAAACCGCGCCCGCTGTTGATCGGCAACCCTTATGAGCGCGAACAGAAAGCGCTGATCGACTTCAGCCTGATGAAACCCAAGGCTGCTGCTGTCAGCGCCTCAACCATCAAGCCGTAATCTCTTCGGGGGCTGGTTCCAGCCCCCGCTTTCTGCGCAGCATTGATGTGCACGCCCCCAGAGGCGCCCTTCTTGTTTAAAGCGACTTGATCCAGAACAGCATCCGGCCATGAGCGGGATCGAACATCCCCGCCGAAAACCCGAACTTGCTATAGGAACCCTGTGCGACGGCATTGCCTTCCAGCACTTCCAGAGTGATTTTGCAGCAGCCACGCTGACGGGCAATGTCCTCGACCTTTTGCAGCATTTTCTGGCTCAGGCCCAGCCCGCGAAACTTTCCGACCACCATGACGTCATGGACATTGACCAGTGGACGGCAAGCAAAGGTCGAGAAACCTTCGAAGCAATTCACCAGCCCGGCAGGCTCCCCGTGAACGAACGCCAGGACACTGAACGCATGGGGTCGCTTGGCCAGCTCGCCGGGCAACTGCTGCAAGACATCGGCCGATAACGGTGTGCCACCGCCCATCGGGTCTTCAGCGTATTGATTCAGAACCAGACTGATCGCTTCGGCGTGTATCGGATTGCTGTAGCTGGCCTGGAGTACCAGGATTTCTGCGGATTCCATTTCCATCCTCGATCAAACAATGAGTGTGCATCCCTGCGCGCATCGTCTTCCTGCGCCTGGGTCAGACGACATTAGCGTGACTGGAACGCTTCGGACAACCGCCAAATCATCACAACCCGGTGTTTTTAGCGCAATGCGCTATAGGGCAACGTCCTTCGTCACTCGTACGCACAAAAAGCAGGACCTTTCCGATTTTTACGAAAGCTAAATACACAGAATATAAACAACACAGCCGGCGACACGTTTTAAACATCGCTACACCACTGATAAACAGGGCCTTTGCGCACACAACGCACTCAATAGCCCACTGTAGGATTCCTACAACAAGGTTTTATCGGTCACCCAAAAGCATTGACAGTCCGTTTATATCCGGCAACTCTTGTACCCAGCGCAAACAAAAAACATGAGATTGCCAACTATGAACCACTCCCCTTTCCCTCTCGTCGAGATCAGCGGCACCCCCTTCGACCGCGGCCTCCAATACGGCCAAGCGGTCAGCCAGCGCATTCACAAAAGCATCGAGATCTACTCTGTCCAGCTGCTGAAGATGGGCTACACCTGGGCCGACATCCGTGGCTTTGCCAATGAGTTCGTGCCCAGCATCGAAGCATTCGAGCCGGAGTACGCTCAGGAAATGCG
Proteins encoded in this window:
- a CDS encoding GNAT family N-acetyltransferase, with protein sequence MESAEILVLQASYSNPIHAEAISLVLNQYAEDPMGGGTPLSADVLQQLPGELAKRPHAFSVLAFVHGEPAGLVNCFEGFSTFACRPLVNVHDVMVVGKFRGLGLSQKMLQKVEDIARQRGCCKITLEVLEGNAVAQGSYSKFGFSAGMFDPAHGRMLFWIKSL